One Drosophila willistoni isolate 14030-0811.24 chromosome XL unlocalized genomic scaffold, UCI_dwil_1.1 Seg142, whole genome shotgun sequence genomic window, GGCGACGTTGCCGTATCACACGATTTGTCTCATcgtgcaaaatttttaatgcatTATCACGATCACGACCCATTTGAGTGTATTTAAAGAATACATTCAAACGTTGCCAAAATGAGAAGCTCTGTTTGTGCAAAACTCGACAGATACTaacagagagacagaaaaagaaagagagaaattgGGAGATAAAGACAGAGCGAAAGAGCAAGAAAAAGAGGTTTAAAGAATAAAGTAAGATTCGGCTATATGTGACCTTAGGATATGTTAAAATGAGCTAAACTTATGTTATATCGACAGTGACACAAGGAATAATGTaagtttagtttaatttttagGTTAGGGTGGCGAATGAGATCTATTGAGGGAGGTTACGTATAGTAATACTTATGTTTCACTCACGTCTGCACAGCTTTCACATATTCCGAATCACTTTGCATCTGTGCATGCTTCTTAATACCCATGGCCGTCTCACAAATCGCATCGAGGGCAAATAGTGttatatatggatatatatcAAATACCTCACCATTGGCACGTTCCTTCAAACGACTGACCAGGATGCGACAATTCTGTTCCATGGGCTCCTTAAACTCACTAAGTATGCGAAAATGAAAGGCTGGCGTCAATAATTTGCGACGGCGATGCCACGATTCACCGCCATTGGTTAAAAGTCCCTTGCCCAGCCATGCCTCGAGCAGTTCATAGTTCCTTGACTTATACACCAATGAATTGTTGCCCAACAGCTGTTTAATATCCTCCGGATCGGTGAACATTACCATTAAATCCTTGCCAAACCATATGCGAAATGTCGAACCATGTCTGGACCGCAACTCCTTCAGCCAGTTCAATATCTCtaacaaaaaatatgcatGAGCCCATTGCTTTCTTTGTTTCCTTTGCTATCCTTTGGCTTACCTCCTTTCTTCACATTGGCTATCAGTTCACTCACACTTGGTCCCGGCAAGGTCTTGGCGAAACGTTGCAAACGTAAAAATGTCAAAATCTGCGGTATAAATCGCAGAAAAAGTGCCCACAAAACAAATGCAAGCAATGCCAAAGTGTTCATACTTGCGACTAGTTAGTTCAattaatacaacaacaaaaaaaaaacacaaacaaacaagtaACAAAAAGTGGTCTTGTTTAACAACAACCACTAAAATAACTAAGTATAAGTAGCAgttctctctttcactctctttcAGTTACAATGTTAAGATTTATGgcgatgtttttttttgttttgcttttcttttttgcaacCGCTCTGTTCTCAGTGTCCAACACAACTAATTCTCAAACATGAATCCGTCTTACCGGCTAAACTAAATTGAAACATTTAGATTCCATCGAAACGCTTTCTTGTATGCTCTTTCCCCTCCATTCATATCAGGTGATAAGAAAAATTTACCTTTCCAAAAACTGATGTATATTCATTTGAATTAACAAAAGTTTGCGAATAAATTCTAGCTAAACCTGATAactttcaccgataaggaaaTAGAAAGTCAAGGGCAATActaaattttctaaatatattgacattttgtttttattgtagAGTAATTTTtagcagagagaacaaaaaTTAGAACTCTCAGTGACGATCTTGGGATTGTCGTTGTGTCTATCGTATGCATCATGCATAGCCGTAGTGCAAAACGAGTTGACGTTGACCTACATAgagtaatatatatacacatatgtatacatatagacATCAAATCGGGGTAGAAGCTGTCGTCTACAAAATCTGATTCAGTGGGTGGGGTTAGGCAGGGTTAGTTCCATATAGAGAGTGTTCTATTTTAAGGTAGATTGTATAATGCACGAAGAGTAATGTCTCAGAGTAATGTCTATATAAGATCACCCGGTATTTGACACCTGTTTAAGAATCAGCACATTTTTAATTACTATAGTGCATCCAGAACCCTATTACCTTGTTGCTTATcactagaaaaaaaaaccagctTATCTTTAACTTTGTAGAACTTTATGATCACATTTTATGGCTCAAAGTTCATTGCAAATAGtttgttatttgtttctttgtttattcTTTCTTTCCTGTATTTTGTTGACCAGCTGACTGatgaattgtttataaatcAAATACTAAAACTTAGTTTGTGCTTGTGCATTAACAATGTTGCGAAAAAAACTGAAGCAAACAGAGGAAAAGAATAAATTGttaagaacatttttttttatatctcACTCTCCCATTAATGAACTATATTCTCTATTCCGACTTTGAAGATAGTCTGATGGAAACACCATAATAGAttataaatcaaatgaaattagcttatttttctttaggatgTTTTGGCAATTCATTTGAGTTAAAAACTGATTTGTCGGTACCATATAGACGATCTAGACATACCTTTATTCCTTTATACTATGTCCCTTAGGAACCTTTTAGGTTTCTTTGCTTTGATTACGACCTCCTATACTCTCTAACCTGCTCAGAGTCTTCTAAATAAAGAATGTTGCATTGTATAAAGGAATAATAACAaaacattttgcatttttcgaAAACAAGTTGAAACCAGGAATCACTTTTGAAAAGATTTGAAGATTCATGGAAAATGTCATTAATTCCTTGTAAAGTCTAAAGAATTAgacaaattacaaaaaaaaaagtgcaaacTGAGcaaaagtaataaaaattaatgcaAAAATATACACTTTTCCCCATAGTAAAATACGGGTTCAAAATAAGTTTATTCTCAAAATTAAAAAGgcagcctaaaagtatgcataagagtaaaaaaaaagttctcAATGCGACTAATCGCATTAAAGCCCAATTGCCAGACCTAACTACCTTTTTTCTTAGCCTATTTAAAACGAGTCTAATAGTTtattcttttactttttacaTAACAGAAtatcaataattttgtttgccattttattACCTAACATTGGAATACTTTCAGGCtgattttatatttgtatacaaagcaaaagaaatcaaattgCTGTATTGCAATCTTTTGGCTGCCTACTTAagttaaatgtttaaaaatttgtcttTTCTCCATAGTGCTGAGCTTAAAAACCATTGGCGTAAAGTAGACAAAATATTCTGATAAAATGAGTTTAGCCAGTTATTTCTGTGTATTATATGTGTAAGTACACATGTTAATTAAAGCAAGGGCTTCAACAAGAAATTACATATTTCTTGGAGTATTTTGGCAATCGTTGTTTGTTTACCTGGCCAAAAGCATTCGCAGTGCTGTGTCAAGGTTGAGCTTCACTTTCggaatgtacatatgtaaatatttttttgcccGATTCGGCATATTGATAAGACCCTAACACCTGTCCGGCTGTCTTTAGTTTGTTGTTCAGTTTTGGGGATGGGTGCCGGTGGCCAATTACCCAATGGATTTGGCCTATGTCTATGCTCTACTCTGCGGGTTATGCACAAAGACGTGACCACtgcaaaaactgaaaaaataaaagcaaacatttgaatttcaattaaacaCTTTATATTTTGCGTTATTTACTGGCACACTGAGAGAATTATACGAAACATAACATATTCattcaattaatttaactAATTAATCAATCCAACGTCTAAgcacatttttatattttagaatATAGTAGAGATAAGGACGTAGGCGGAGATAATAGGCTGGGGGGGATAATGGTGAAATATCGGTTTTTGGGAAGCAAATCTTATTCGTTTCACCAGCATCCCGATGATCCGTCACTGAAAAAGTTATGCCTGAGAAATAGAAATAGAGCAGACTGTACTTTAGATATGCCTGGGCTGAAATTTTAGGTCATTTACATTAAAAAGTTTAGtaataaattgtaaataattaCTTAGTAAGTATATAAAAAGACATATGAAAGTCAAAACTTCACTCTAAGGGGATAAATCTTCAAGACTCTTATGGTTGATTGTGTTTTAGCCTAGTTAATACATGCTAAATATATTACAGATTTTTTgcttaaaaactatatatgtTGTCCTTGGTTACAGTAGAGAattcttttggcttttcttCGACACTTAAGTCTGCTGATCTTTTCTCCCAGTGTAGATTGACGAGAGTTGATTGACATTTGGGGCCAAATGTTAGGAATAAGTAAGCCAAATCGGTTGCAGTTCAATGCACAGTTAAGACCCTCCTAATCCTTACAacataattatatatgtacaacgGATTGATAGGGTTGATGTTCACTTGGGTTGTCTGAATCTTAATCAATTCAATGCCGGTTCGTTGCGCTGACCTACCTGAAATTTGATTAATGCAAATGCAGCTCGAAATGCAGCGCATCTGCTGACCTTCACATaccacaaacaacaaaaagcacTGGCTCAGCTCTACAAAAACAGAAACTGAAAGCAGCCCCTCACCCCTTTCGTCATCCTAGCTCATTTAGGTGCACTGTTTCTCAATCATATTATGATTACGAATtccattttaattttgattttgtctgTGATGAAAAGGTCATCATATatctatttatattttgtgtgtttgtttgtgtgtgtgtgtgtgtgtgttccaGCTAGACCAGCTCCATGTTACTCTTAGTTACCATATGGAACGTAGGCGTCTACGTTTCGTCATCAAAGTCTTAGAACCAGTTTCAAGTCTTGGCTATCGAACGATAGTTAGTCAAAGGCATAAATCAATGAAATTCCCAAACTATCTAAGAACATTgagaaaaaatttacaaaaattcaGAGTTGGCAAAGTTTTGTTTACAACAAATCTGATTGTGAGTTAAAAATAGATTTAACTGTTCAAGATTTAAATAGTGATAGGAATATTCTTTAATTCAGATGAGGTGTAAGTTTTGAAATTGAAGAAGAACAATCTTGAATTCATTTCTTGTCATAATGTTTAGTTATGAACAATTAGCCAAAGAAGAACTAGGAAACAAATGTATTTACTTGACAAACTGTTGAGTAAAGTGTCCAAATGTGGACAACACATAAATCTACACGGTTTGGAGCCGCGATCCGATGCCGAAAATGCCAtctaacaataacaatttaaatgcCATAAAACACGATTTATGTATGTGAGCGCGAGTATTTCACGCCTCAAAACAGTTTCGCCTGCCGCTCCTCTCAAAGTATATATCTCCCTCTCGACAAGTTCAAGGTACGAATAGTAGATGTTGTccattaaaaaccaaacaaaccaaataataaaaaaccaaaaacaaagaattatgtttacattagaataaaaacatttcaacaaaaattttttagcAAATTTTTAACCACCAACAACCAAAAGATATGAGAAGAATTTTGTTCCtctatttctgtttttttttttttttttggcttacaTCATAGCAAATCTTGTCCAGCCTTTGGTTATGATGTTGATGCTTGATAAACTGACCTCTCAAATCTTCTTTGGCTTCATTTGAACGAGCTCAGCGAAGGGGCATGTTGGGGGCAAAGTGTCAGTCTCTGGTTTTTATGGTTTGAAAGTTGTTTGAACATCGCCTATCGATGGGAATTAATTGAGCATTTTTATGTGTGAGGTTTGTTTAGTtgggttttttgctttttgcacaCTTCGAACGTTTgacaatttgcataaattaaaagatagtttgttttttttttttgggaatgaAAAATGCAATTTGTAAGATATGAGATTGAATTATGTgattgctctctctctgtctctctcttcttGATTGTCATCTTTGCCCCGGAACTAAGTAATGCACTGAGGCATAACTGAATCAAATATTGACTCATGTTCATcaacagtttttgttgttgtcttggAACAAACAATAATTTAAGCTTCCGAATTTTAGTCGAA contains:
- the LOC6644576 gene encoding probable cytochrome P450 4s3 translates to MNTLALLAFVLWALFLRFIPQILTFLRLQRFAKTLPGPSVSELIANVKKGEILNWLKELRSRHGSTFRIWFGKDLMVMFTDPEDIKQLLGNNSLVYKSRNYELLEAWLGKGLLTNGGESWHRRRKLLTPAFHFRILSEFKEPMEQNCRILVSRLKERANGEVFDIYPYITLFALDAICETAMGIKKHAQMQSDSEYVKAVQTICRVLHKQSFSFWQRLNVFFKYTQMGRDRDNALKILHDETNRVIRQRRQQLQKEQQESRPEAEQDDIGVKRRLAFLDMLLLAQMEGGTEELSDRDIREEVDTFMFEGHDTTSSAIAFALSLLSKHPEVQQRVYEEAVELEGREKDSMPYLEAVIKETLRLYPSVPFFSRKVNEDLNVGKLLVPKGASISCLIYMLHRDPNSFPEPERFDPDRFYLNETKMHPFAFAAFSAGPRNCIGQKFAMLELKLSLSMLLRHYQLMPADNHQPNPLAELVMKSGNGIQLRMKPRLPLS